The genomic DNA CGACAAGCTCATCGCTGAGGCCCCCAAGTATAAGCTCATCACACCCTCCATTCTCTCCGACCGTCTCAGGATCAATGGATCGCTGGCGAGGAAGGCCATAAGGGACTTGATGGCCAGAGGGGCGATTAGGATGGTTTCTGCTCATGCCAGCCAGCAGATTTACACCAGGGCCACCAACACTTAGGTCTTCTTGTTTTCTGTGTTTAAATGTCGTTTTGATGGTTATT from Prunus dulcis unplaced genomic scaffold, ALMONDv2, whole genome shotgun sequence includes the following:
- the LOC117613726 gene encoding 40S ribosomal protein S25 — its product is MAPKKDKAPPPSSKPAKSGGGKQKKKKWSKGKQKEKVNNMVLFDQGTYDKLIAEAPKYKLITPSILSDRLRINGSLARKAIRDLMARGAIRMVSAHASQQIYTRATNT